From a single Streptomyces liliifuscus genomic region:
- a CDS encoding ABC transporter permease, producing MMLRYALRTVRHRKGGFLGAFLALMCAAALITACGTLLETGLRGTIGTERYAATPVVVSADQNVHQTTVKQKKGKTKTKHKAKPIAERAWLSENLTTRLSRVPGAERVIPELTFLAEPLTPTGTGGRTAYGHAWDSAALTPYTLATGTPPRARDDLVVDRYLADRARLKLGDRVTVQSTQSPRTYRITGIAAPSGDEIRHQTSLFFSTAEARHLAAHPGQVTAIGVVPARGTDTADLKAAVAKALRGTTAQVSAGDERGPVEFLDAAAARIKLVSMGGAMGGTSLLVAVLVVVGTFALSVQQRHRELALLRAIAATPGQIRKLLGREALLVGAAAGVAGALAGLPLGSWLHSRFVALGAVPATLQHTVSVFPLFAAVAATLVGAWAAARVSSRRIARIRPAEALAEAAAESGRPAWGRILAGLVLLAGGTVLVAVLSILRTEPASTPVTFLAVVVLASSVALLGPLLVRAAAAVLGAPLRLSGPGGRLATANLRGNAARMASVVTPLTLLIGMTCTVLFVQPTLGHAARAQAREGIRADWVLAAEGPGVPAEAARQLRTDRDVATEVVRTTVRVGLDKYAAQGVSPAGLTRTWDPDVTAGSLAELTNKTVAVSELAADQLHLKPGSTLKLTLGDGTPATLTVAAVYAKGLGFGDLTMAHDLVARHVDNPLAATVLVSTARSQEELAAAVRKFPGVRVVSPATADSLQAERLQANAEVNYFAMGLVLAFTAIAVVNTLAMSVSERVREFALLRLAGATRRQVLRMLRTEALSVLLLATTLGSGIALAVLTAFSIGMTGSAAPAVTPLVYVTVVAAAGLLALVGTALPGRVALKARPVTVATARE from the coding sequence ATGATGCTTCGCTACGCCCTGCGGACCGTCCGCCACCGCAAAGGCGGATTTCTCGGTGCCTTCCTCGCCCTGATGTGCGCGGCAGCCCTCATCACCGCCTGCGGCACCCTCCTCGAAACCGGACTGCGCGGCACCATCGGCACCGAGCGCTACGCCGCCACCCCCGTCGTGGTCTCCGCCGACCAGAACGTCCACCAGACCACGGTCAAGCAGAAGAAGGGCAAGACGAAGACCAAGCACAAGGCCAAGCCCATCGCCGAACGGGCCTGGCTGTCCGAGAACCTCACCACGAGGCTCAGCCGAGTCCCCGGTGCCGAACGTGTCATCCCCGAACTGACCTTCCTCGCCGAGCCGTTGACGCCCACCGGAACCGGCGGTCGCACCGCCTACGGCCACGCCTGGGACTCAGCGGCCCTCACGCCGTACACCCTCGCCACCGGAACCCCTCCCCGAGCCCGGGACGACCTGGTCGTCGACCGCTATCTCGCCGACCGAGCCCGGCTGAAGCTAGGCGACCGCGTGACCGTCCAGTCCACCCAGAGTCCGCGCACGTATCGCATCACCGGCATCGCCGCGCCCAGTGGAGACGAGATACGCCACCAGACCTCGCTCTTCTTCTCCACCGCCGAAGCCCGTCACCTCGCCGCACACCCCGGCCAGGTCACGGCGATCGGCGTCGTCCCGGCCAGGGGCACCGACACCGCCGACCTCAAAGCAGCCGTGGCCAAGGCGTTGCGCGGCACGACCGCGCAGGTCAGCGCAGGAGACGAGCGCGGTCCCGTCGAGTTCCTGGACGCGGCCGCCGCCCGGATCAAGCTCGTCAGCATGGGAGGAGCGATGGGCGGCACGTCCCTGCTCGTCGCCGTCCTCGTGGTCGTCGGCACCTTCGCGCTCTCCGTGCAGCAGAGGCACCGCGAACTCGCCCTGCTGCGCGCCATCGCCGCCACACCGGGACAGATCCGCAAGCTCCTCGGCCGCGAGGCCCTGTTGGTCGGCGCGGCCGCCGGAGTCGCCGGAGCTCTCGCTGGGCTACCGCTCGGCAGCTGGCTGCACAGCAGGTTCGTCGCCCTGGGAGCCGTGCCCGCCACGCTTCAGCACACCGTCAGTGTGTTCCCGCTGTTCGCCGCCGTCGCCGCCACCCTCGTCGGTGCCTGGGCCGCGGCTCGTGTCTCCTCACGCCGCATCGCCCGTATTCGCCCGGCCGAGGCGCTCGCCGAAGCCGCCGCCGAGAGCGGCCGCCCCGCCTGGGGGCGCATCCTCGCCGGGCTCGTGCTGCTCGCCGGAGGTACGGTCCTCGTCGCCGTACTCAGCATCCTGCGAACCGAGCCGGCATCGACTCCCGTGACGTTCCTGGCCGTTGTCGTCCTCGCCTCGTCCGTCGCCCTGCTCGGCCCGCTCCTGGTGAGGGCGGCCGCGGCGGTCCTGGGCGCCCCGCTGCGACTCAGCGGCCCGGGCGGCAGGCTCGCCACCGCCAATCTGCGGGGCAACGCCGCCCGCATGGCCTCCGTCGTCACCCCGCTCACCCTCCTCATCGGTATGACCTGCACCGTCCTCTTCGTCCAGCCGACCCTGGGACACGCCGCCCGCGCCCAGGCCCGCGAGGGCATCCGCGCGGACTGGGTCCTCGCCGCCGAGGGCCCCGGCGTCCCGGCAGAAGCCGCACGGCAGCTGCGTACGGACCGCGATGTCGCCACCGAAGTCGTCCGGACGACCGTCCGTGTCGGCCTCGACAAGTACGCGGCACAGGGCGTCAGCCCCGCCGGCCTCACCCGCACCTGGGACCCCGACGTCACCGCCGGCTCCCTCGCCGAGCTCACCAACAAAACCGTCGCCGTCAGCGAACTCGCCGCGGACCAGCTCCACTTGAAGCCCGGCAGCACGCTGAAACTCACCCTCGGCGACGGCACGCCCGCCACCCTCACCGTCGCCGCCGTCTACGCCAAGGGCCTCGGCTTCGGTGACCTCACCATGGCCCACGACCTGGTCGCCCGCCACGTCGACAACCCGCTCGCGGCAACCGTCCTCGTCTCCACCGCCCGTTCACAGGAAGAACTCGCGGCCGCCGTCCGGAAGTTCCCGGGAGTCCGGGTCGTCTCACCGGCCACCGCGGACTCGCTGCAGGCCGAGCGCCTGCAGGCCAACGCCGAGGTCAACTACTTCGCCATGGGGCTCGTTCTCGCCTTCACCGCCATCGCGGTCGTCAACACGCTCGCGATGTCGGTCTCCGAGCGTGTACGGGAGTTCGCGCTGCTCCGACTCGCCGGTGCCACGCGTCGCCAGGTACTGCGGATGCTGCGGACCGAGGCCCTGTCGGTGCTGCTCCTCGCCACGACCCTCGGCAGCGGCATCGCGCTCGCCGTCCTCACTGCCTTCAGCATCGGGATGACAGGCAGCGCGGCCCCGGCCGTCACACCCCTGGTGTACGTCACGGTGGTCGCCGCCGCCGGACTGCTCGCCCTCGTCGGCACCGCGCTGCCGGGCCGGGTGGCCCTCAAGGCGCGGCCGGTCACGGTGGCAACGGCCAGGGAGTGA
- a CDS encoding winged helix-turn-helix domain-containing protein, which produces MAQEPGATDPAEQGRTRPDPAKPEHTAPDPDPRPAPVELSDLAALKALAQPRRQWMLQHLTVHGPATSATLARALGLNTGATSYHLRELARYGFVEETGTAGHGRERWWRAIPGDRRFPPRSRQSPEMRLVMDELNHHAYAADLELFEQLQRDAADEPWADAFPYSRGTIRLTLPELREFFEEYIALLNRYKRPEADTPADARTVLTRFLAFPAQAAAADAPAPDSPPGSAPDTADDGRETETP; this is translated from the coding sequence ATGGCACAGGAACCCGGCGCCACCGACCCTGCTGAGCAGGGACGCACGCGTCCCGACCCCGCGAAACCGGAGCACACAGCTCCCGACCCCGACCCCCGCCCGGCCCCCGTCGAGCTCTCCGATCTCGCCGCGCTCAAGGCACTCGCCCAGCCCCGGCGGCAGTGGATGCTGCAGCACCTCACTGTGCACGGCCCCGCCACGTCCGCGACGCTCGCCAGGGCGCTCGGGCTCAACACCGGGGCCACGAGCTACCACCTGCGCGAACTCGCGCGCTACGGCTTCGTCGAGGAGACGGGCACCGCCGGACACGGCCGCGAACGTTGGTGGCGAGCCATACCCGGCGACCGCCGCTTCCCGCCGCGCAGCCGTCAGAGCCCCGAGATGCGGCTCGTGATGGACGAGCTGAACCACCACGCGTACGCCGCCGACCTCGAACTCTTCGAGCAGCTCCAGCGGGACGCGGCGGACGAGCCATGGGCCGACGCCTTCCCGTACTCGCGCGGCACGATCCGGCTGACGCTCCCCGAACTGCGCGAGTTCTTCGAGGAGTACATCGCGCTCCTCAACCGCTACAAGCGTCCCGAGGCGGACACGCCGGCCGACGCGCGCACGGTACTCACCCGATTCCTCGCCTTCCCCGCCCAGGCCGCCGCCGCAGACGCGCCCGCCCCTGACTCCCCGCCCGGCTCCGCTCCCGACACCGCAGACGACGGAAGAGAGACCGAGACCCCATGA
- the recX gene encoding recombination regulator RecX: protein MTRRTDWAEYVHPAASEGKRRGGDSGTAGDSDRAYDTDGPYGLGAWDAKAAYGDPEGDGRPDDSPRRDDGPYRGDDSRDGDTTPSGGSRRGSGRRGDDGWSYEGDGPQSTGERGAGAPRGGGRGGRGRGRRRGFGESPADGDPQDGGSSASSRAEKGEPPGDPAERARGICLRLLTGTPRTRKQLADALRKREIPDDVADEVLSRFEEVGLINDSAFADAWVESRHHGRGLARRALARELRTKGVDSALIDEAVGQLDSEQEETTARELVARKLRSTRGLDRDKRIRRLAGMLARKGYSEGMALRVVRQALEEEGEETEFLDDGEGF, encoded by the coding sequence GTGACACGGCGAACCGACTGGGCCGAGTACGTTCACCCCGCCGCCTCCGAAGGGAAGAGGCGCGGGGGTGACAGCGGCACGGCCGGAGACAGCGACAGGGCATACGACACTGACGGGCCGTACGGTCTCGGGGCCTGGGACGCCAAGGCCGCGTACGGCGATCCGGAGGGGGACGGACGGCCGGACGACAGCCCGCGCCGCGATGACGGTCCGTACCGCGGCGACGATTCGCGGGACGGTGACACCACGCCGAGCGGCGGCTCGCGCCGCGGCTCCGGCCGACGCGGTGACGACGGCTGGTCGTACGAGGGCGACGGCCCGCAGAGCACGGGGGAACGGGGTGCCGGAGCCCCGCGCGGTGGCGGCCGTGGTGGACGTGGCCGCGGTCGGCGGCGTGGTTTCGGCGAATCGCCTGCCGACGGCGACCCACAGGACGGAGGCTCCTCTGCCTCGTCGAGGGCCGAGAAGGGGGAGCCCCCAGGGGACCCGGCTGAGCGGGCGCGGGGCATCTGCCTGCGCCTGCTCACCGGGACCCCGCGCACGCGGAAACAACTCGCGGACGCGTTGCGCAAGCGCGAGATCCCGGACGACGTGGCGGACGAGGTGCTCTCCCGCTTCGAAGAGGTCGGGCTGATCAACGACAGTGCCTTCGCCGATGCCTGGGTGGAGTCACGGCATCACGGCCGGGGCCTGGCCCGGCGGGCGCTCGCCAGGGAGCTGCGGACCAAGGGCGTGGACTCCGCACTGATCGACGAGGCCGTCGGACAGCTCGACTCCGAGCAGGAGGAGACCACCGCACGCGAACTCGTCGCTCGCAAGCTGCGCTCCACGCGCGGCCTCGACCGCGACAAGCGGATACGACGCCTCGCGGGCATGCTCGCCCGCAAGGGCTACTCCGAAGGCATGGCCCTCAGAGTGGTCCGGCAGGCGCTGGAGGAAGAGGGCGAGGAAACGGAGTTCCTCGATGACGGCGAGGGGTTCTGA
- the recA gene encoding recombinase RecA, producing the protein MAAGTDREKALDAALAQIERQFGKGAVMRLGERPNEPIEVIHTGSTALDVALGVGGLPRGRVVEVYGPESSGKTTLTLHAVANAQKAGGQVAFIDAEHALDPEYAKKLGVDIDNLILSQPDNGEQALEIVDMLVRSGALDLIVIDSVAALVPRAEIEGEMGDSHVGLQARLMSQALRKITSALNQSKTTAIFINQLREKIGVMFGSPETTTGGRALKFYASVRLDIRRIETLKDGTDAVGNRTRVKVVKNKVAPPFKQAEFDILYGQGISREGGLIDMGVENGFVRKAGAWYTYEGDQLGQGKENARNFLKDNPDLANEIEKKILEKLGVGVKPEKPAAEPGADAAVSAASDEAAKTVPAPVAKAVKPKAAAAKS; encoded by the coding sequence ATGGCAGCAGGTACTGACCGCGAGAAGGCGCTCGACGCCGCTCTCGCCCAGATTGAACGGCAATTCGGGAAGGGCGCGGTGATGCGCCTCGGCGAGCGGCCGAACGAGCCCATCGAGGTCATCCACACCGGGTCGACCGCACTCGATGTCGCACTCGGCGTCGGCGGTCTGCCGCGCGGCCGCGTGGTCGAGGTGTACGGCCCGGAGTCCTCCGGCAAGACGACCCTGACCCTGCACGCGGTGGCGAACGCGCAGAAGGCCGGCGGCCAGGTCGCCTTCATCGACGCGGAGCACGCCCTCGACCCCGAGTACGCGAAGAAGCTCGGCGTCGACATCGACAACCTGATCCTGTCGCAGCCGGACAACGGCGAGCAGGCTCTGGAGATCGTGGACATGCTGGTCCGCTCCGGCGCCCTCGACCTCATCGTCATCGACTCCGTCGCCGCGCTCGTGCCGCGCGCGGAGATCGAGGGCGAGATGGGCGACTCGCACGTGGGTCTCCAGGCCCGCCTGATGAGCCAGGCCCTGCGGAAGATCACCAGCGCGCTCAACCAGTCGAAGACCACGGCGATCTTCATCAACCAGCTGCGCGAGAAGATCGGCGTGATGTTCGGCTCCCCGGAGACCACGACCGGTGGCCGGGCGCTCAAGTTCTACGCCTCGGTGCGGCTCGACATCCGCCGTATCGAGACGCTGAAGGACGGCACGGACGCGGTCGGCAACCGCACCCGCGTGAAGGTCGTCAAGAACAAGGTCGCCCCGCCCTTCAAGCAGGCCGAGTTCGACATCCTCTACGGGCAGGGCATCAGCCGCGAGGGCGGCCTGATCGACATGGGCGTGGAGAACGGCTTCGTCCGCAAGGCCGGCGCCTGGTACACGTACGAGGGCGACCAGCTCGGTCAGGGCAAGGAGAACGCGCGCAACTTCCTCAAGGACAACCCCGACCTCGCCAACGAGATCGAGAAGAAGATCCTGGAGAAGCTGGGCGTCGGTGTGAAGCCGGAGAAGCCCGCCGCCGAGCCGGGCGCGGACGCGGCGGTGTCGGCAGCGTCGGACGAGGCCGCGAAGACGGTTCCCGCTCCCGTTGCCAAGGCCGTCAAGCCCAAGGCCGCGGCGGCCAAGAGCTAG
- a CDS encoding AI-2E family transporter, with translation MASTDETAHVGQQASPLGTTPPRPPAGSAAETGARMPRWLPRAMVLALTLIACFQLGSWAFHELTGLLINILIAFFLALAIEPAVSWMASYGMRRGLATGIVFLFVMIASAGFVTLLGSMLAGQIIDMVEDFPKYVDSVISWINTTFHTELSRVDIQEGLLRSDWLRKYVQNSASGVLDVSTQVLGGLFQLLTITLFAFYFAADGPRLRRALCSVLPPARQAEVLRAWEIAVNKTGGYLYSRGLMALISGVAHYILLESLGVNYAPVLAVWVGLVSQFIPTIGTYLAGALPMLIAFTVDPWYALWVLIFVVVYQQFENYVLQPKLTAKTVDIHPAVAFGSVIAGTALLGAVGALIAIPAVATLQAFLGAYVKRYDVTDDPRVHGRRQRTTGTLLARIRRALKGPREARAAEDEEPRDAS, from the coding sequence GTGGCATCGACAGATGAGACCGCGCACGTCGGTCAGCAGGCATCCCCGCTCGGCACGACACCCCCCAGGCCCCCGGCCGGGAGCGCGGCCGAGACGGGTGCCCGCATGCCGCGCTGGCTGCCGCGGGCCATGGTGCTCGCCCTCACTCTCATCGCCTGTTTCCAGCTGGGCAGTTGGGCCTTCCACGAGCTGACCGGGCTGCTGATCAACATCCTGATCGCGTTCTTCCTGGCGCTCGCCATCGAGCCCGCGGTGAGCTGGATGGCCTCGTACGGCATGCGCAGAGGCCTGGCCACCGGGATCGTGTTCCTCTTCGTGATGATCGCCAGCGCGGGCTTCGTCACGCTGCTCGGCTCGATGCTCGCGGGACAGATCATCGACATGGTCGAGGACTTCCCGAAGTACGTCGACTCGGTGATCAGCTGGATCAACACGACCTTCCACACGGAGCTCAGCCGCGTCGACATCCAGGAGGGCCTGCTGCGCTCCGACTGGCTGCGGAAGTACGTGCAGAACAGCGCGAGCGGTGTCCTGGACGTGTCCACACAGGTGCTGGGCGGACTCTTCCAGCTCCTGACGATCACACTGTTCGCCTTCTACTTCGCCGCCGACGGCCCACGGCTGCGGCGCGCCCTGTGCTCCGTACTGCCGCCCGCCCGGCAGGCCGAGGTGCTGCGCGCGTGGGAGATCGCAGTCAACAAGACCGGCGGCTATCTGTACTCGCGCGGGCTGATGGCCCTGATCTCCGGCGTAGCTCACTACATCCTGCTGGAGTCCCTCGGCGTGAACTACGCGCCCGTGCTCGCAGTCTGGGTGGGCCTGGTCTCGCAGTTCATCCCCACCATCGGCACGTACCTCGCGGGCGCCCTGCCGATGCTGATCGCCTTCACGGTCGACCCCTGGTACGCGCTGTGGGTGCTGATCTTCGTCGTGGTCTACCAGCAGTTCGAGAACTACGTGCTGCAGCCCAAGCTGACCGCGAAGACCGTGGACATCCACCCGGCGGTCGCCTTCGGGTCGGTCATCGCGGGCACCGCACTCCTCGGCGCGGTCGGCGCGCTGATCGCCATCCCGGCGGTCGCCACGCTGCAGGCCTTCCTGGGGGCCTATGTGAAGCGGTACGACGTCACGGACGACCCCCGGGTCCACGGGCGCCGGCAGCGGACCACGGGCACTCTCCTCGCACGCATACGTCGCGCGCTGAAGGGGCCCCGGGAGGCGCGGGCGGCGGAGGACGAAGAACCCCGCGACGCCTCCTAG
- a CDS encoding DUF3046 domain-containing protein translates to MRLTVFWQRMADHFGAGYADTFARDHVMSELGGRTVRQALDAGWEAKDVWRAVCTAVNVPYENR, encoded by the coding sequence ATGCGGTTGACGGTCTTCTGGCAGCGAATGGCGGATCACTTCGGAGCGGGGTACGCCGATACCTTCGCGCGCGACCACGTGATGTCGGAACTCGGTGGACGCACGGTGCGGCAGGCGCTGGACGCGGGCTGGGAGGCGAAGGACGTGTGGCGCGCGGTGTGTACAGCGGTGAACGTTCCCTACGAAAACCGCTGA
- a CDS encoding AzlD domain-containing protein — MNIWIAIGLTAVGCYAVKLIGLLIPAGLLERPLVQRLAALLPVALLAALTAQQTFADGRVLVLDAKAAGLAAAGVALLLRAPFLLVVAAAVLVTAGVRAMAG, encoded by the coding sequence TTGAACATCTGGATCGCCATCGGCCTCACCGCCGTCGGTTGCTATGCCGTCAAGCTCATCGGGCTGCTGATTCCCGCGGGCCTGCTGGAGCGACCGCTCGTCCAGCGGCTCGCCGCTCTGTTGCCCGTCGCCCTGCTGGCCGCCCTCACGGCCCAGCAGACGTTCGCCGACGGACGCGTCCTGGTGCTGGACGCGAAGGCGGCGGGGCTTGCCGCGGCCGGCGTGGCGCTGCTGTTGCGTGCCCCGTTCCTGCTGGTCGTCGCCGCGGCCGTGCTCGTCACGGCGGGGGTGCGGGCGATGGCTGGATGA
- a CDS encoding AzlC family ABC transporter permease — protein sequence MRSEDGGKPDAAVVRDALGVGVAVGLSGFAFGVTSVGSGLTLLQTCALSLLVFTGASQFALVGALAGGGNPFTAAAGAFFLGVRNAFYGLRLSQLLALPRAVRPFAAQWVIDETTAVALAQPTRRSVRIGFTVTGLTLYVLWNLTTLLGALGADAIGDTDAWGLDAAGPAVFLALLAPMIKTTTERVVAGLAVVLGLGLLPVLPAGVPVLVAALAAPAVLWAEGRRRARTGPAEDDDTVGEGR from the coding sequence ATACGCAGTGAAGACGGCGGAAAACCCGACGCCGCCGTCGTACGGGACGCCCTCGGAGTCGGGGTCGCCGTCGGACTGTCCGGGTTCGCCTTCGGCGTGACCTCGGTGGGCAGCGGGCTCACGCTGCTGCAGACCTGCGCACTGAGTCTTCTGGTGTTCACCGGCGCCTCCCAGTTCGCACTGGTGGGGGCGCTGGCAGGCGGGGGGAACCCGTTCACGGCCGCGGCGGGCGCGTTCTTCCTGGGGGTGCGCAACGCCTTTTACGGACTGCGTCTGTCGCAGTTGTTGGCACTCCCGCGCGCGGTGCGGCCGTTCGCCGCCCAGTGGGTCATCGACGAGACCACCGCCGTGGCCCTCGCCCAGCCCACGCGGCGCAGCGTGCGGATCGGCTTCACCGTCACCGGGCTCACCCTCTACGTGCTGTGGAACCTCACCACGCTGCTCGGCGCGCTGGGCGCCGACGCCATCGGCGACACCGACGCCTGGGGCCTGGACGCGGCCGGGCCCGCCGTCTTCCTGGCGCTGCTCGCGCCCATGATCAAGACCACCACGGAGCGGGTTGTCGCGGGGCTCGCGGTCGTCCTGGGGCTCGGGCTGCTGCCCGTCCTGCCCGCCGGTGTTCCCGTCCTGGTGGCCGCGCTCGCCGCCCCGGCCGTCCTGTGGGCGGAAGGGCGTCGCCGGGCGCGCACCGGGCCGGCCGAAGACGACGACACCGTGGGGGAGGGGCGTTGA
- a CDS encoding AraC family transcriptional regulator, whose protein sequence is MAGAGKERARHWQYAELPGVDLLRARYVQKTFVRHTHENFVIAAITDGVEVFRHGGADQYVGVGSLALVNPDTSHTGRAGVPEGWRYGAVYPSPELVAEIAAETTALRGTPGFVSPVLDDPYAVTLVHQVLRAAEEGNALAADTLLRVAVTRLLRVNGGPLPERVLRTAGAGVAARARAVLEEQIVEPPTLERLAGDLGTSPFALLRAFRDAYGMPPHAWLTDVRVRRARRLLDSGVAPAEAAVAVGFTDQPHLNRHFTRIVGVPPGAYQRERKNVQESRREILVPSGAWQNTQLSQTYAVKTAENPTPPSYGTPSESGSPSDCPGSPSA, encoded by the coding sequence ATGGCTGGAGCTGGGAAGGAGCGGGCTCGGCACTGGCAGTATGCGGAGCTGCCCGGTGTCGATCTGCTGCGGGCTCGGTATGTGCAGAAGACCTTTGTCCGGCATACGCATGAGAACTTCGTCATCGCCGCCATCACCGATGGTGTCGAGGTCTTCCGGCACGGTGGGGCGGATCAGTACGTGGGGGTCGGCTCGCTGGCGCTGGTCAATCCCGATACGTCGCACACGGGGCGGGCAGGGGTGCCCGAGGGCTGGCGGTACGGGGCCGTCTATCCGTCGCCGGAGCTGGTCGCGGAGATCGCTGCCGAGACCACCGCTCTTCGTGGCACTCCGGGGTTCGTGAGCCCGGTTCTCGATGATCCGTATGCCGTGACGCTGGTTCATCAGGTGTTGCGGGCCGCCGAGGAGGGCAACGCGCTCGCTGCCGACACCTTGTTGCGCGTTGCCGTGACCCGGTTGCTGCGGGTGAACGGCGGGCCGCTGCCGGAGCGGGTCCTGCGGACCGCGGGAGCCGGGGTGGCGGCACGCGCGCGTGCCGTTCTCGAGGAGCAGATCGTGGAGCCGCCCACTCTGGAGCGGCTCGCCGGCGATCTCGGGACCAGTCCCTTCGCGCTGTTGCGTGCCTTTCGGGACGCCTATGGGATGCCCCCGCACGCGTGGCTGACCGATGTCCGGGTACGGCGTGCGCGTCGGTTGCTGGACTCGGGTGTCGCGCCCGCGGAGGCGGCCGTCGCGGTGGGGTTCACGGACCAGCCGCACCTCAATCGGCACTTCACGCGGATCGTGGGCGTGCCGCCGGGCGCGTATCAGCGCGAGCGCAAGAACGTACAAGAATCGCGGCGGGAGATTCTCGTACCGTCCGGGGCGTGGCAGAACACGCAGCTCTCGCAGACATACGCAGTGAAGACGGCGGAAAACCCGACGCCGCCGTCGTACGGGACGCCCTCGGAGTCGGGGTCGCCGTCGGACTGTCCGGGTTCGCCTTCGGCGTGA